The genomic segment GATTTGTAAGCATCTCTCCATTTTTATCACACATCTCTTCACAGTTTCCGTGATCGCTTGTTTGTATATATGCGTAGTCTTTTTGTTTTGCTTTTTCTATAATCTTTCCAAGACATTCATCTATGGCTTCTACTGACTTAACAGCTGCTTCATAGTTTCCTGTATGTCCTACCATATCGCCATTTGCAAAATTTACAACTATAAAATCAAACTCATTATCCATAGCATTTAAAACTGCATCGCATACTTCATATGCACTCATTTCAGGTTTTTCATCGTATGTTTTTACTTTTGGACTAGGGACTAAGACTCTAGTTTCATTTTTAACCATATCTTCCACACCACCATTAAAAAAGAATGTTACGTGTGCATATTTTTCTGTTTCTGCTGTGTGAAATTGTCTTAATCCAGCATTTGCTATAACTTCAGATAGTGTATTTTTTAAAATTTCTTTTTTTATTAGTGTCGGAAAGCTAAACTTTGAATCATATTCTGTCATTGTTATGATGTTTTTGATCACAAAATCTCTTGAAAACTCTTTAAATTCTTCGCAACCAAAAGTAGCAACAAGTTCTTTCATTCTATCATTTCTAAAATTTATAAAAATCACACCATCTTCTTGCTTGATGCCATCAAATTCATTAAATGTAGCCGGTGTTATAAACTCATCAAACTCATTTTCATTGTATCTTTGATTTATATATTCGCTTGGAGTTATTTTAAGCGGTTTTAGTTTTGCAAAATATGCATCGTATGCTGATTTTACTCTTTCAAATCTATTATCCCTATCCATAGCATAAAATCTACCACTTATGCTTGCTATATTTATTTTATTTTCAACATTTTTTACAAAATCAAAAGCACTTTTTGGAGATACATCTCTACCATCTGTAATTATGTGTGCAAATGCATTACATCCATTTTGTTTTGCTAATTCATATATGCTATTAAAATGATTTAGGTGTGAATGAACCCCACCATCTGAATATAATCCTATTATATGTATGTTTTTACATTTTTTAAACATATCATTAAGATCGGTATTTTGTTCGAATTCTCTATTTTTTATTGCTAGGTCTATTTTTACTAGATTTTGATATATTATCCTACCACTTCCTATACTCATATGTCCGACTTCTGAGTTTCCCATTTGACCTTCTGGAAGTCCTACAGCAAGTCCTGATGTTTTTATCAAAGTATTTGCGGTATTTTTAAATAGCCAATCAAATGTTGGTTTTTTTGCGGCACTAAATGCATTAAAATTGTTATTAGAGTTAAAACCTATGCCATCAGTTATAACAAGTATGGTTTTTTGTCCCATTATAGGCTCCTAAAAGCTTTTAAATTTATATTTATTTTAGTGGCATTATACTAAAATTACCCTTTTTTAAAATAAAGGCTATAATTTGTTTTACTATCTATATGAATGTATAAATTTAAATTTCTTTCAATATTTGACTGTTCGTTCAGGCATTGCTTTTTTTATATCTTTTTTGCTAACTATTATTATTATGCCAAAATTTATAGCTTGGGCTATTGCTAAAAATGCAAATCAAC from the Campylobacter pinnipediorum subsp. pinnipediorum genome contains:
- the gpmI gene encoding 2,3-bisphosphoglycerate-independent phosphoglycerate mutase, coding for MGQKTILVITDGIGFNSNNNFNAFSAAKKPTFDWLFKNTANTLIKTSGLAVGLPEGQMGNSEVGHMSIGSGRIIYQNLVKIDLAIKNREFEQNTDLNDMFKKCKNIHIIGLYSDGGVHSHLNHFNSIYELAKQNGCNAFAHIITDGRDVSPKSAFDFVKNVENKINIASISGRFYAMDRDNRFERVKSAYDAYFAKLKPLKITPSEYINQRYNENEFDEFITPATFNEFDGIKQEDGVIFINFRNDRMKELVATFGCEEFKEFSRDFVIKNIITMTEYDSKFSFPTLIKKEILKNTLSEVIANAGLRQFHTAETEKYAHVTFFFNGGVEDMVKNETRVLVPSPKVKTYDEKPEMSAYEVCDAVLNAMDNEFDFIVVNFANGDMVGHTGNYEAAVKSVEAIDECLGKIIEKAKQKDYAYIQTSDHGNCEEMCDKNGEMLTNHTTFDVFCFIMAKDVKILKQNLGLSNIAPSVLKLIGLEIPDEMNEALF